One region of Epilithonimonas zeae genomic DNA includes:
- a CDS encoding ABC transporter permease, with the protein MIRLLKLEYLKNLNYNPFRIFAGLYFIVLILLLFIGLIDFDLAGLKVNLKEQGMYDFPGIWNFTTYIVGLLKIFLGCIIVFSICQEFSNRMFKQNIIDGLSREEFVASKLLTIFVFTGFSTLIVFIIAFILGKSYSTTQENDLIFKEIYFIFNYFLKLFTFFSFLMFLSVLFRKSIFVFLGFFMIWFVEGILSGIEKFSLMNNVAPKEQGKIMIDHVFLTDYLPLGSMSNLIPSPLVRTNMAKMFGMEFKFEYPIGSVIACVIWSVIFIGGSYWILKKKDW; encoded by the coding sequence ATGATTAGATTATTAAAATTAGAATATCTCAAGAATCTGAATTACAATCCATTCAGGATTTTTGCTGGATTATATTTCATCGTTTTGATTTTGCTTTTGTTCATCGGTTTGATAGACTTTGACTTGGCTGGATTGAAGGTTAATTTGAAAGAACAAGGGATGTATGATTTTCCCGGTATTTGGAATTTCACAACTTACATTGTCGGATTATTGAAAATATTTTTAGGTTGTATTATTGTTTTTTCTATTTGTCAAGAGTTCAGTAATAGGATGTTTAAACAGAATATTATTGATGGACTAAGTAGGGAAGAATTTGTAGCATCTAAGCTATTGACGATTTTTGTTTTTACAGGATTTTCCACTTTAATAGTTTTCATCATCGCTTTTATTTTAGGTAAAAGTTATTCGACAACACAAGAAAATGATTTGATTTTTAAAGAGATTTATTTCATTTTCAATTACTTTTTGAAGCTCTTTACATTCTTTTCTTTCTTGATGTTTTTATCTGTATTATTCAGAAAATCAATATTTGTTTTCCTTGGATTTTTTATGATTTGGTTTGTTGAAGGCATTCTATCAGGTATAGAAAAGTTTTCGTTGATGAATAATGTTGCACCAAAAGAACAAGGGAAAATAATGATAGATCACGTTTTTCTGACAGATTATTTGCCTTTGGGAAGTATGTCAAATCTTATTCCTTCACCATTAGTAAGAACCAATATGGCAAAAATGTTCGGAATGGAATTTAAGTTTGAATATCCAATTGGAAGTGTCATTGCGTGTGTTATTTGGTCTGTAATTTTCATCGGTGGAAGTTATTGGATTCTTAAGAAGAAAGATTGGTAA
- a CDS encoding AAA family ATPase, translating into MTYNISKFSKKLDISEESIKQFIQDFNLEISDCLSPNLNITQNFETFATENQEFLKKYDDDLGKEKSAEEIAKKIHQPTEKVEQIIQHQSTNIFDNGIYKSSISSFGIDNQLGGDYQFVYNYFGNKTELKQRDFIGYRDLFFYISDMLEPFINPEQSKNWGIQKAAGIIVYGPPGSGKIFWAKKIAEMINFDFFEVRQSQLKSTLNNEKANFDDYLTQMLKKEKIVLFLENFDQIMMQKSEIINTEYNDVKESIFHYIEKFEKENLLMIGSAKELEGIESEILAPGRFDVLIPIFPPNKQERAEILLFNMTKNLSKDAILLKILENNQANQLPFWQETAEKMRVFSNTMLVDFTQSLKKRIRSLYLKNKTENIQISQGILDLSLKESASKLTGDYLNNVQQFLSEAEDNSYDRFAGRIEDLKQELDVYKTKEEPVRTIGFHPNEE; encoded by the coding sequence ATGACCTACAACATCTCAAAGTTTTCTAAAAAACTAGACATATCCGAAGAAAGTATCAAACAGTTTATCCAAGATTTTAACCTTGAAATTTCAGATTGTCTTTCTCCAAATCTCAATATTACCCAAAATTTTGAAACATTCGCTACAGAAAATCAAGAATTTCTAAAAAAATATGATGATGATTTAGGAAAAGAAAAATCCGCAGAAGAAATTGCTAAAAAGATACATCAGCCCACTGAAAAAGTTGAGCAAATCATACAACATCAATCAACAAATATTTTTGATAACGGGATTTACAAATCATCCATTTCAAGTTTTGGGATAGATAATCAACTCGGTGGAGATTATCAGTTTGTTTATAATTATTTTGGGAATAAAACAGAACTCAAACAAAGAGATTTCATTGGTTATAGGGACTTGTTCTTCTACATTTCTGATATGCTGGAACCTTTCATCAATCCTGAACAATCCAAAAATTGGGGTATACAAAAAGCCGCAGGAATCATTGTTTATGGTCCACCGGGAAGTGGTAAAATTTTCTGGGCAAAAAAGATTGCAGAGATGATTAACTTCGATTTTTTTGAAGTCCGACAATCCCAGTTAAAATCAACTTTAAATAATGAAAAAGCCAATTTTGATGATTATCTAACCCAAATGCTTAAGAAAGAAAAAATTGTTCTATTTCTTGAAAATTTTGATCAAATCATGATGCAGAAATCAGAAATCATTAATACCGAATACAATGATGTTAAAGAAAGTATTTTCCATTACATAGAAAAGTTTGAGAAAGAAAATCTTTTGATGATTGGTTCTGCAAAAGAATTAGAAGGTATAGAATCTGAAATTTTGGCTCCGGGAAGATTTGATGTTTTGATTCCAATTTTCCCGCCCAATAAACAAGAACGTGCGGAAATACTGTTATTCAATATGACCAAAAACCTGAGTAAAGATGCAATTTTATTAAAAATATTAGAAAATAATCAAGCCAATCAACTCCCATTCTGGCAAGAAACTGCTGAAAAAATGAGAGTTTTTTCCAATACCATGCTGGTAGATTTCACCCAAAGTCTGAAGAAAAGAATCAGAAGTTTGTATCTCAAAAACAAAACTGAAAATATACAAATCAGTCAAGGAATTTTAGATTTATCCTTGAAAGAATCTGCTTCCAAATTAACCGGTGATTATTTGAATAATGTTCAACAATTTTTGTCCGAAGCAGAAGATAATTCTTACGATCGTTTTGCGGGAAGAATAGAAGATTTGAAACAGGAACTCGATGTATACAAGACAAAAGAAGAACCTGTAAGAACCATAGGATTTCATCCCAATGAAGAATAA
- a CDS encoding SPFH domain-containing protein, translating into MIYVGFIVFFGLITLFASFFTVKQETAAIVERLGKFHSVRHSGLQLKIPFIDQISKRMNLRIQQLDVMIDTKTLDNVFIKMKVSVQYQVIRTQVGDAYYRLENPESQITSFVFDVVRAEVPKLKLDDVFVRKDDIAVAVKGELQEAMNSYGYDIIKALVTDIDPDEQVKHAMNRINAAEREKTAAEYESEAQRIRIVAVAKAEAESKKLQGQGIADQRREIAKGLEESVKMLNSVQIEPHEASALIVVTQHYDTLQSIGANNRSNLVLLPNTPTAASTMLNDLVAAMAVSKQIDNVDNPKPNRQNPNFL; encoded by the coding sequence ATGATATACGTTGGTTTTATTGTCTTTTTTGGATTAATAACATTATTCGCATCTTTCTTTACAGTTAAACAAGAAACAGCAGCAATTGTTGAACGTTTGGGTAAATTTCATTCGGTAAGACATTCTGGTCTTCAACTTAAAATTCCTTTTATCGATCAGATTTCTAAAAGAATGAATCTCAGAATCCAACAATTGGATGTGATGATTGATACCAAAACTTTGGATAATGTCTTTATTAAGATGAAAGTTTCTGTTCAGTATCAAGTGATTAGAACTCAGGTTGGAGACGCATATTACAGATTAGAAAATCCGGAATCACAGATTACTTCTTTCGTTTTTGATGTTGTAAGAGCAGAAGTTCCAAAACTGAAATTGGATGATGTTTTTGTAAGAAAAGATGATATAGCAGTTGCGGTAAAAGGAGAGTTACAGGAAGCGATGAACAGTTACGGTTATGATATTATCAAGGCGTTGGTAACAGATATCGATCCTGATGAACAAGTAAAACACGCCATGAACAGAATCAATGCGGCTGAACGTGAAAAGACAGCGGCAGAATATGAGTCTGAAGCTCAAAGAATCAGAATTGTAGCCGTTGCAAAAGCGGAAGCTGAATCCAAAAAATTACAAGGGCAAGGTATAGCGGACCAAAGACGTGAAATAGCAAAAGGTCTGGAAGAGTCTGTGAAAATGCTTAATAGTGTCCAGATTGAACCACACGAAGCCTCAGCGCTGATTGTTGTAACACAACATTACGATACTTTGCAATCAATCGGAGCAAACAATAGATCAAATCTTGTTCTATTACCAAATACACCAACTGCAGCTAGTACAATGCTGAATGATTTGGTTGCGGCGATGGCGGTTTCTAAACAAATTGATAATGTTGATAATCCAAAACCTAATCGACAAAATCCTAACTTCTTATAA
- a CDS encoding peptide-N-glycosidase F-related protein, with amino-acid sequence MKKKLLFAIVGLAIAPFFRAQNVSVFTDVPFYSMYHYLGEGQTMPPEAFSQIPAGAIRLHAYEQDIISRKLSETEIASIGSSVKMNIVLTAACDNYDRLAGVNLVLVPKGSTTYTFDQANIKRIEIGRFITPFMNKNATIKQVPYSYQVDNISNILHDSALSSVYDFWIEFRADGYSAAANTQVAGCADRTDVFRGNLEFVTSGTAAPTQNFLLPLSYRQNLNNYNATDVPGQTTRLVTFTLDQPVPNASLHLITSNHGSNTNGEEYVKRIHYVYLDDQLVNQYMPGGKNCEDYRQYNTQSNGIYGTSAKTLRGWISWNNWCPGDVIPNREISLGNLSAGTHTIKIDVPTAVFTGQQGYFPISMYIQNQKNGDVICAAPYDLKIANQLNTTVDLTWKETGTSNQWQTLWGRRNVFTAAGGEVYRDISNEPKDSRSDLNLNWTYETYVKSKCTDDKSSVWYGPIYSSQIKLGTDEINAKKSSVYPNPVKDFININSTAKVSKVSVYNADGKILLEDNSTKINLSKLQSGVYLMKIDFADGKSEAQKVIKQ; translated from the coding sequence ATGAAGAAAAAATTACTATTTGCTATTGTCGGACTTGCGATAGCACCATTTTTTAGAGCTCAAAATGTTTCTGTTTTTACTGACGTTCCATTTTACAGTATGTATCATTATCTGGGAGAAGGACAAACCATGCCACCGGAAGCATTTTCGCAAATTCCTGCCGGAGCCATTCGTTTGCACGCTTACGAACAGGATATTATTTCAAGAAAACTATCTGAAACTGAAATTGCATCCATAGGAAGCAGCGTCAAAATGAATATTGTCTTAACCGCTGCTTGTGACAACTATGATAGGCTTGCCGGTGTTAATCTGGTTTTGGTTCCTAAAGGAAGCACCACTTATACTTTTGACCAAGCTAATATTAAGCGTATCGAGATTGGACGGTTTATCACGCCTTTCATGAATAAAAATGCGACAATAAAACAAGTCCCTTATAGCTATCAGGTAGACAATATTTCCAATATTTTGCATGATTCTGCCTTATCATCTGTTTATGATTTTTGGATTGAGTTCCGAGCTGATGGTTACTCAGCTGCAGCTAATACACAAGTCGCCGGCTGTGCTGACAGGACAGATGTTTTCCGTGGTAATTTGGAATTTGTAACAAGTGGGACAGCTGCGCCAACACAGAATTTCCTTTTACCGTTATCTTATCGCCAAAATCTGAATAATTATAACGCTACTGATGTTCCGGGACAAACGACAAGATTGGTTACATTTACGCTTGATCAGCCTGTTCCTAATGCTTCTTTGCATCTGATTACTTCCAATCACGGCTCTAATACCAATGGTGAAGAATATGTAAAAAGAATACACTATGTTTATCTAGATGATCAATTGGTAAATCAATATATGCCTGGCGGTAAAAACTGTGAAGATTATAGACAGTATAATACACAGAGCAATGGAATCTATGGAACCAGCGCAAAAACATTAAGAGGATGGATCTCCTGGAACAACTGGTGTCCTGGCGATGTGATTCCTAATCGTGAAATTAGCTTGGGAAATCTATCTGCCGGTACACATACCATTAAAATTGATGTTCCTACTGCTGTTTTTACAGGACAGCAAGGTTATTTCCCAATCTCAATGTACATCCAAAATCAAAAGAATGGCGATGTAATTTGTGCTGCACCTTATGACTTGAAAATCGCTAACCAACTTAATACAACTGTAGACCTTACTTGGAAAGAGACTGGAACTTCTAACCAATGGCAAACACTCTGGGGAAGAAGAAATGTTTTTACTGCTGCCGGAGGAGAAGTTTACCGTGATATCAGTAACGAACCAAAAGACTCTCGTAGTGACCTCAATCTTAATTGGACTTACGAAACTTATGTAAAATCAAAATGTACAGATGACAAAAGCAGCGTCTGGTATGGCCCTATATATTCTTCTCAAATCAAACTGGGGACTGATGAAATTAATGCAAAAAAATCCTCAGTCTATCCAAATCCTGTGAAAGACTTTATAAATATCAATTCGACAGCAAAAGTGAGCAAAGTTTCTGTTTATAACGCAGATGGTAAAATTTTGTTAGAAGATAATTCTACAAAAATTAATCTTTCCAAATTACAGTCGGGGGTTTATCTAATGAAAATTGATTTTGCTGATGGTAAATCTGAAGCACAAAAAGTCATTAAACAATAA
- a CDS encoding Arc family DNA-binding protein: MKKSFVLRLDDEMYKLLEKWAADEFRSVNGQLEYIINQSLINSGRKKNKTDNQSTDKK, encoded by the coding sequence ATGAAGAAGAGTTTTGTTTTACGACTAGACGATGAGATGTATAAATTGCTGGAGAAATGGGCTGCTGACGAATTCCGAAGTGTGAATGGGCAATTGGAATATATTATCAATCAAAGTCTGATTAATTCAGGAAGAAAAAAAAATAAAACGGATAACCAATCAACTGATAAAAAATAA
- a CDS encoding SPFH domain-containing protein: MEKIVKPLSGFLALVISLVLFVLSAYLVISGGSNNNPLSVIFGVISFVAFIFFLKGLMIIQPNHSRVLSFFGKYVGTVKANGLFFINPLYSTQRMSLRSENLQGQTLKVNDKMGNPIEIGAVIVWKVGDTYKAAFDVERYMEYVRIQSEAAVRHLAVSFPYDNLEDENAEITLRDGGDNVNHILEKELTDRLSTAGIIVQEARISHLAYASEIAGAMLQRQQATAIVAARAKIVEGAVGMVDMALKKLSAENIVELDDERKAAMVSNLMVVLCGEKAAQPILNAGTLYN; this comes from the coding sequence ATGGAAAAAATTGTAAAACCTTTGTCAGGCTTCTTAGCATTAGTCATCAGCCTTGTTCTTTTTGTGTTAAGTGCTTATCTTGTGATCAGCGGCGGAAGCAATAATAATCCTCTTTCGGTGATTTTTGGCGTGATTTCTTTTGTTGCGTTCATCTTTTTTCTCAAAGGCTTGATGATTATTCAGCCAAACCATTCCAGAGTGCTTAGCTTTTTTGGTAAATATGTTGGAACAGTAAAAGCTAACGGCTTATTTTTTATTAATCCATTGTATTCAACGCAAAGAATGAGTCTTCGTTCAGAAAACCTTCAGGGACAGACTCTGAAAGTGAATGACAAAATGGGTAATCCAATAGAAATTGGAGCTGTTATCGTTTGGAAAGTGGGCGATACTTATAAAGCTGCTTTTGATGTAGAGCGTTATATGGAATATGTGAGAATCCAAAGCGAGGCAGCTGTTCGACATTTGGCGGTAAGTTTTCCTTATGATAACTTGGAAGACGAAAATGCAGAAATAACGCTTCGTGATGGTGGTGATAATGTTAATCATATCCTTGAAAAAGAATTGACAGACCGACTTTCAACAGCGGGAATTATTGTTCAGGAAGCTAGAATCAGTCATTTGGCTTATGCATCGGAAATTGCTGGAGCAATGTTGCAAAGACAACAGGCAACGGCGATTGTGGCTGCTAGAGCAAAAATTGTTGAAGGTGCTGTTGGAATGGTTGATATGGCATTAAAAAAACTATCTGCAGAAAATATTGTTGAACTGGATGACGAAAGAAAAGCAGCAATGGTAAGTAATCTAATGGTAGTTTTATGTGGCGAAAAAGCAGCACAACCAATCCTGAATGCAGGAACACTTTATAATTAA
- a CDS encoding tyrosine-protein phosphatase, with protein sequence MRYFYYLVVLFFISCKTYTSSKIEFSAYSNQNHIEIKKVNNLRYLGGIKNSEGKILKDSLIYRSGNLHQLRKSSFDKLDKMKIGIVIDLRTQQEIDKEPDQLPKVINYKIYSAFEDKNDEMSNAKQLALKGNITKNDTDKRMIQFYTDYVSENPEIIKQIISEILNSDQPILYHCTAGKDRTGMITALILKVLKFDDSVIFEEYLQSNNLRQHMIQKRLNLANTFHFVYPKLDIGVVEKTSWIEREYLQSAFDEIDKQYGSMDNYIHQILGISENQRRIYIKKFLQ encoded by the coding sequence ATGAGATATTTCTATTATTTAGTTGTCCTATTTTTTATTTCCTGCAAAACTTACACTTCTTCCAAGATTGAGTTTTCAGCCTACTCTAATCAGAATCATATTGAGATAAAGAAAGTTAATAATCTGAGATATCTGGGCGGAATTAAAAATTCTGAAGGAAAGATTCTGAAAGATAGTTTAATCTACCGAAGTGGTAACCTTCATCAACTTAGAAAATCGTCTTTTGATAAATTAGATAAAATGAAAATCGGTATAGTCATTGATTTGAGAACGCAACAGGAAATTGATAAAGAGCCAGACCAACTTCCTAAAGTTATCAATTATAAAATATATTCTGCTTTCGAGGATAAGAATGATGAGATGAGCAATGCGAAACAATTAGCATTAAAAGGAAACATCACCAAGAATGATACGGATAAAAGAATGATACAATTCTACACAGATTATGTTTCTGAAAATCCCGAAATTATTAAGCAAATCATTTCTGAAATATTAAATTCCGATCAACCTATACTCTACCATTGTACCGCCGGAAAAGACAGGACAGGAATGATTACAGCTTTGATTTTAAAAGTTTTAAAGTTTGACGATTCTGTTATTTTTGAAGAATATTTGCAATCTAATAATTTGAGACAACATATGATTCAGAAAAGATTAAATCTTGCCAATACATTTCATTTTGTTTATCCAAAACTAGACATTGGTGTAGTTGAAAAGACGAGTTGGATTGAAAGGGAATATTTGCAATCTGCTTTCGATGAAATTGACAAACAATATGGTTCGATGGATAATTACATTCATCAGATTTTAGGAATTTCTGAAAATCAAAGGCGGATTTACATCAAGAAATTTTTACAATAA
- a CDS encoding tetratricopeptide repeat protein, whose protein sequence is MDFRFAIVVLSLFLSSQFLIAQKSYNALVYEGNKKFDAKEYDASSSKYLEAISVKSGNYTAHYNLGNSLFKSKKYEEATAEYQKAAKLTKSKFEKAAAIYNQGNAQMQSNNPEKAAELYKQALKQDPYNEAIRKNYEIAMLKDKEKKDKQKQDPKKGKGEGKDQKNQDQSGKGDQNKNQQNGQGDKQKGDSQGKPNDPKKQENKIPEEAEKMILRDIENRERETARRILNKRANSMPQSNEKDW, encoded by the coding sequence ATGGATTTTAGATTTGCCATAGTTGTATTAAGCTTGTTTCTTTCTTCTCAATTTTTAATTGCTCAGAAGAGTTATAATGCTTTGGTCTATGAAGGTAATAAGAAGTTTGATGCGAAAGAATATGATGCGTCTTCCAGTAAATACTTAGAAGCAATTTCTGTGAAAAGTGGGAATTATACTGCACATTACAATCTTGGGAATTCGCTTTTCAAAAGTAAAAAATACGAAGAAGCCACAGCTGAATATCAGAAAGCAGCAAAGCTGACTAAGAGCAAATTTGAGAAAGCAGCAGCCATTTATAACCAAGGGAATGCTCAGATGCAATCCAACAATCCGGAAAAAGCAGCTGAGCTTTATAAGCAAGCCCTAAAACAAGATCCTTATAACGAAGCCATCCGGAAAAATTATGAGATTGCGATGTTGAAGGATAAAGAAAAAAAGGACAAACAAAAGCAAGATCCGAAGAAAGGAAAAGGCGAAGGAAAAGATCAGAAGAATCAGGATCAGTCCGGAAAAGGTGATCAGAATAAGAATCAGCAAAACGGACAAGGCGATAAGCAGAAAGGTGATAGTCAAGGAAAACCTAATGATCCTAAGAAGCAGGAAAATAAAATCCCTGAAGAAGCAGAGAAAATGATTTTACGAGACATAGAAAATCGTGAAAGAGAAACTGCCAGAAGAATATTAAACAAAAGAGCCAATTCGATGCCGCAAAGCAACGAAAAGGATTGGTAA
- a CDS encoding ABC transporter ATP-binding protein: MEKILEVKNLTKKFKHIAVNNISFDVEKGNVYGLLGPNGSGKSTTFGMLLSTINPTSGSWKWFGKEGTDTDTLKKIGAIIEQPNFYPYLSAEKNLEIVAAIKGVPNKRIDEVLETVNLLARKKDAFKTYSLGMKQRLSIASALLANPQVLILDEPTNGLDPEGIIQIRDIINSIAKSGTTIIVASHLLDEIEKICSRVIVLKQGTAIYSGSVDAMSNTKGFFELKAENTELLISALNQLNIFSSVKEREKLIIAQISEDISASELNRKLFEKGISLSHLQKKKESLETQFLELVKQTNS, translated from the coding sequence ATGGAAAAAATTCTGGAAGTAAAAAACTTAACCAAAAAATTCAAGCATATTGCTGTGAATAATATTTCCTTTGATGTAGAAAAAGGAAATGTTTATGGTCTTTTGGGGCCGAATGGAAGCGGGAAATCTACCACTTTCGGGATGTTGCTTTCTACAATCAACCCAACTTCCGGTTCTTGGAAATGGTTTGGAAAAGAAGGAACAGATACAGATACGTTGAAAAAAATAGGCGCAATTATAGAGCAACCGAATTTTTACCCTTATCTCTCAGCGGAAAAAAACTTGGAAATCGTTGCGGCGATAAAAGGCGTTCCAAATAAAAGAATAGATGAGGTTCTGGAAACGGTTAATCTTTTGGCGAGAAAAAAAGATGCTTTTAAGACTTATTCTTTGGGAATGAAACAACGTTTGTCGATTGCATCTGCATTGTTGGCTAATCCACAGGTTTTGATTCTTGATGAACCTACAAATGGACTGGATCCGGAAGGAATCATCCAAATTCGTGATATCATCAATTCTATTGCAAAATCTGGAACTACAATTATTGTGGCAAGTCATCTTTTGGACGAGATTGAGAAGATCTGTTCACGCGTAATTGTTTTGAAACAAGGAACTGCCATCTATTCCGGCTCTGTTGATGCAATGAGTAATACGAAAGGTTTCTTTGAGTTGAAAGCAGAAAATACAGAATTACTAATCTCAGCTTTAAATCAATTGAATATTTTCTCTAGTGTGAAAGAAAGAGAAAAGTTGATTATTGCTCAGATTTCAGAAGATATTTCGGCATCCGAACTTAATAGAAAATTATTTGAAAAAGGAATTTCTTTATCTCATCTTCAGAAGAAAAAAGAAAGTCTTGAAACTCAATTCCTAGAACTTGTAAAACAAACCAACTCATGA